In Nymphaea colorata isolate Beijing-Zhang1983 chromosome 3, ASM883128v2, whole genome shotgun sequence, a genomic segment contains:
- the LOC116251246 gene encoding EPIDERMAL PATTERNING FACTOR-like protein 9 has protein sequence MAPKLTTTTSLLNVCFLLFAVSFLTFAFSLSVLQHKMNADTADVTTQLPQNHPVDQGSQGHTQETDGGNRKGRRILIGSTAPICTYNECRGCKTRCRAEQVPVDANDPINSAYRYRCVCQRR, from the exons ATGGCTCCAAAACTCACTACCACCACTTCACTTCTCAACGTCTGCTTCCTTCTCTTTGCTGTTTCTTTCTTGACTTTTGCCTTCTCTCTATCAG TACTACAACACAAAATGAACGCAGACACTGCTGATGTGACCACCCAACTCCCACAAAATCACCCTGTCGACCAAGGCTCTCAAGGCCACACACAG GAAACTGATGGTGGTAACAGAAAGGGAAGGAGAATACTGATCGGTTCCACTGCACCAATCTGCACATACAACGAATGCAGAGGCTGCAAAACCAGATGCAGAGCTGAGCAAGTTCCTGTGGATGCCAACGATCCCATCAACAGCGCATACCGTTACAGATGTGTCTGTCAAAGAAGGTGA
- the LOC116251599 gene encoding uncharacterized protein LOC116251599 has protein sequence MFAVGTISGFPLLSQPYGNDGGGNLVTTTTSGLGSSLFSSHSSCGCMCNLRSSSARKKLASWSMRSVVVSCGGAKAGVVGLEEGIEKESKLLAGSEEGIRKEPKPMADSLRNNKRSADWKAAKAYKDSGVIYEGRIGGFNSGGLLVRFYSLVGFLPYPQLSPSHSCKEPGKAIQEIAKTMVGSIISVKVIHANEEKRKLIFSEKEAMWSNYSNSVKVGDIFEARVGSVEDYGAFVDLRFPDGLYHLTGLLHISEVSWDLVQDVRDVVSEGDEVRVKVIHIDKEKARINLSMKQLEDDPFLVTLDKVIAKEDTSSPETSRSTEEVNAEPFLELKNICQELLQEDGISDVQIGRQGFEKRVVSQDLELWLSNKPASDGQFTLLARAGRQVQEIQLKTSLDLEGIKKAVQRVSGRVQ, from the exons ATGTTTGCTGTTGGTACCATCTCCGGCTTTCCTCTGCTCTCTCAGCCATACGGCAATGATGGTGGCGGCAATCTTGTCACCACCACCACATCCGGTCTTGGTTCCTCGTTGTTTTCCTCTCACAGCTCATGTGGTTGCATGTGTAATCTCAGAAGTTCAAGTGCTAGGAAGAAGCTCGCATCATGGTCAATGAGAAGTGTGGTTGTATCTTGCGGCGGAGCTAAAGCGGGAGTGGTGGGTTTAGAGGAAGGAATCGAGAAAGAATCAAAGCTCCTGGCGGGGTCAGAGGAAGGAATCCGGAAAGAACCGAAACCCATGGCAGATTCTCTGCGAAATAACAAG AGATCTGCTGACTGGAAAGCTGCAAAAGCATATAAAGATAGTGGTGTAATCTATGAGGGGAGGATTGGAGGCTTCAACAGTGGTGGTCTGCTTGTTCGATTTTATTCTCTGGTTGGATTTCTTCCTTATCCTCAGTTGAGCCCATCACATTCTTGTAAAG AGCCAGGCAAGGCCATTCAGGAAATAGCAAAAACTATGGTTGGATCAATCATTTCTGTCAAG GTTATCcatgcaaatgaagaaaaaaggaagctgATTTTCTCGGAGAAAGAGGCAATGTGGTCTAACTATTCTAACAGTGTCAAGGTTGGCGATATTTTTGAAGCTAGGGTGGGTTCTGTTGAAGACTATGGTGCTTTTGTGGACCTACGGTTTCCTGATG GGTTGTATCATTTGACTGGACTTTTACACATCTCAGAGGTTTCTTGGGATTTGGTTCAAGATGTAAGGGATGTAGTCAGTGAAGGTGATGAAGTACGGGTGAAAGTAATACACATAGACAA AGAAAAAGCAAGAATCAATTTGTCAATGAAGCAGCTAGAGGATGACCCGTTTCTAGTGACTCTGGATAAAGTGATAGCCAAG GAGGATACATCTAGCCCAGAAACTTCACGGTCAACTGAAGAAGTGAACGCAGAGCCATTTCTAGAGCTGAAAAACATATGCCAGGAACTACTCCAAGAGGATGG TATAAGTGATGTACAAATAGGCAGACAAGGATTTGAGAAGCGTGTTGTTTCACAAGATTTGGAGCTTTGGCTTTCAAAC AAACCAGCATCAGATGGACAATTTACTCTGCTTGCTCGAGCTGGTAGGCAG GTTCAGGAGATACAGTTGAAAACTTCGCTGGATCTTGAAGGCATAAAGAAGGCTGTGCAACGAGTCTCTGGACGGGTTCAGTAG
- the LOC116250931 gene encoding uncharacterized protein At5g48480-like: MAQEGGEYQNGTGAENGSSKGPVFSALRPKLVVEAPKAADAVAFYKAAFGAEEVERSNHPKRKADQELPLILFSRLRLGAVELLVADETEESGAGAKSVEALGGASFVLCLETDDVQAAVASAVKAGAVVAEEVSGEGRCCCRGHTTKLKDPFGFVWAIGSPSKAAAVEADGQA; encoded by the exons ATGGCGCAGGAGGGCGGAGAGTACCAGAACGGGACCGGAGCAGAGAACGGGAGCTCGAAGGGCCCGGTCTTCTCCGCGCTCAGGCCGAAGCTCGTCGTTGAGGCTCCCAAGGCCGCCGACGCCGTCGCCTTCTACAAGGCGGCTTTCGGTGCCGAGGAGGTTGAGCGCTCCAACCACCCGAAGCGGAAGGCTGATCAGGAGCTCCCTCTCATTCTCTTCTCCCGTCTCCGTCTCGGCGCCGTGGAGCTGCTCGTCGCCGACGAGACTGAGGAGTCTGGAGCCGG GGCGAAATCCGTGGAGGCTCTTGGTGGTGCATCTTTCGTGCTGTGCCTGGAGACCGACGACGTCCAGGCAGCGGTGGCGAGTGCGGTGAAGGCCGGTGCTGTGGTGGCGGAGGAAGTCAGCGGTGAAGGCCGGTGCTGCTGCAGGGGGCACACGACCAAGTTGAAGGACCCGTTCGGCTTCGTCTGGGCTATCGGATCTCCGTCGAAGGCTGCTGCTGTCGAGGCTGACGGCCAGGCCTAG